A region of the Dasypus novemcinctus isolate mDasNov1 chromosome X, mDasNov1.1.hap2, whole genome shotgun sequence genome:
GACCCTGATCCTGAGTCACACTGATGGTGGCGGTGTCTGCTGGAACGGTGGCGGTggcggtggtgatggtggtggtggtggtggtggtggtggcggtggcgGCTGGAGGCCCGGGGCGGAGGGCTGCGTGGCCTGCGGCGCTGGGCTGGGGGTGCACTCAGGGTCCGTCGTGGGCCTCCCTCAGACACCAGAGGGTCACGGAAGCTGACGCGTGGGGCGCTTTGGCGGCCGAAGGCACCATCTCCCGGGTGCGGGTCCGGGGATCCGCACCCGGATCCTGGGGGTGGCTCGGGGGCATGGCGGAGCCCTAGCTCTGGCATGGAGTGGCGGTGGGGGGCACCTCTCAGAAAGCGGGCGGGCTCTTCGGGGCCTATAGCTGGAAAGGGAGAGATGCATTGACTCCATGTGTCTGTCCTCCACTCTGTCCTGGTCCCTCCTGTGGAGGGgccttctcttctccccttcccccatcagGGCTGGTAAAGTGGAGCCAGGGGTcggagaggggcagggaggcaggagagTCCAGGGAGGCTTGGAGTAGGCTGAGGTTGGAAGTAAGAGCGCAGGAGGACAAGACCGGATTGGCGTATTGGGCGTGTTCAGGGACTGGGGGTGGGAAAAGGGTGGGGCTTAGGCTGTAATAAACACGTGTTAACGATTGTGTGAGGTCAGTGCCTGGGATCCGAGGGTGGACAGTCAAGGATTGAGGAAATGAGGAGGAACTTGGGGTCAAGCAGGGCCAGACTGAGGTAGGGGACAGGCCTTTGACAGGAGGGGACAGAACCTGGGTTCATGAAGTGGGTGCAGTTGGGGTTGGAGATTGGGACAGGGCTGGGCAAAAGAGGCGAAGGGCTGGGGCTGAGCCAGGGGTCATGGCCTTGGCGGGGCAGGCCCAAGGGGCTTACCAGGTCCCGACTGGGTGCTGGTCACTTTGGCCGCCGTCTCGGCCGCCCCCTCGGCCACAGAGAAAGAGGATGTGGAAGCGGCCAGAGGGGCTGAGACGGTGCCCGCGCTCCAGCTGCGACGGCCAGTTGGGGTAGCGGCAGGCTCCTGCCCGAGGCTGCAGGCGCGCGAGCAGAAGATCAGGCCGCGGCGTGGCAGGAAGGGGCGGCCCAGCAGGGCCCGGCCACAGCGACTGCAGCAGAAGCAGCGGTCTGAGGCGTGCCAGTGCTGGCCCTCGTAAGTCATCTGGCCTTGATCCAGGCCTGTTGGGACCGATGTGAGGAGGGAAACTGAGGTAGAGCCCCCAGGTCCCACGCCCACCCTTCCTGAATGGGACCCTCCTGGGGAAGAGGTGAGGAATTGGAGGCCTGGTGCCCCGGAATGCTCACACACAGGAATCTGCCCCACCTCTCTGGAATGGGTGCCCTTCTCAGGAGAAGGCAGGAAAACCCAGGTTTGTTCCTCGCCCCAGCCCTTCCCCATCCTCCTTGTCTCCTGGAGCCTGGCTGGTAAATGtttcccccctctcctccctttttttcccaGGTTGTCCCTCCCAGAAGGCGAGCCCTAAAGGGGAGTGGGCATTGGACTCCTAAGATGGAAGCCAGGCTTAGACATTAAGGGCGATTTCAGGTGGAAGGAGGAGGCCTAGGTGGTAGGGGCAGGGCTTAGGAGGGTGGGCAAACAGTGTTGCTAGGTGGGATTTAGAAAGCATGGTGTAGCCTGGCATAACAGAAGCAGGGGGAAGTTGAGGCTTGCAGTGAGGGTATCAGCCAGTGGTGCTGATGGTGCTGGGGCTAGATTTAGGGTATAGGGTATAATGTGGGGTGGAGCCTGGAGGATAGGAGGAATCTTGGTGGGGTGGCTGTGGCCCAGCTGTCCCACCCGTCCCTCTGTTCAGCCCCACATTCACCCACCGATGTGCTCCCCACAGCCATCACAGTACTCAGCGTGGCGGGCCTCATAGCAGGCGCAGCAGTGGGGGCGGCTCTGACGCATGACATAACGTTGGCCTCCTAGGGATGCCTCACACTCGAAGCAGCAGAAGTGACCCATGTGCCAGTGCCGGCCCTCGGCCTCTGTGCACTCAGGGGAGAAGATAATCTGGGGAGACACGGACGACCTGTGGCCGTCGGAAGGGCCTGCCCCTGGTCTTTGTCAGCCCCCCTCTACTCCCAGCGcgccccgggggtggggggtcaGGTAGGCACACACCTCGTCACAGGCCTGGCAGCGTGGGCGCAGGCGTTCGGCATGGTGGCGGCCGCAGTAGACCTTGCCAGTGTGGTAGAAATAGATGAGGTCCACCAGCAGCTCCCGGCATGTGGTGCACACAAAGCACTGTGGGTGCCAGCAGGCGCCCAGACCTGCGCGGCTGGCGAACACGGCAATGTCCCCGCCTCCAATCTGCTTCCCACACTGCCAAATGACAGAAAGACCCCAGCACCATCACCAAGGGCCACACCAAGCTTTCCCCATGAGGGGGTGTCTTTTCTGACCACCCATGGGGTAGCTCTGATACTGACAAGACCAAGTATCAAACCACTGACAAGTGTCTCCACCTGCGGCTAACTTAGGCACAACCCTCACCTCATTGTTGGATCTGAGGACAGCTTCCCCCTGATTGGAGGGGAAAAGGTGGGGGACGGACCTTGGGGACAAATTTCCCCTACCAGGAGTCTCTAGAGACAGGCCCTGCCACTGTGGGTGGGTTCTTATGGACAACTCCTGAGCCATGACCACAGGAGGGTCACAGAGACGGCCCTGGTCCACCTCCACTGCGGGGAGAGGAGGAAACCACAGAGGAGGTACAACCCACTAGGACCTCTTTAGAGACTGAGACTttgcccaacagtgggctctgaGGGACAGATTTCACACACCAGGGTCCCTAAAGACAGACCCCACTCACTGGGCTGGTCTTTGAGACAGATAGTACTTGCCCAAGAGTGGGATTTGAGGGACAGACCCTGTTTTCCAGAGTGAACCCAAAAGACAGACCACGAGACCTAAGTGGCAGACCTCATCTCCCCAGGGCCTGAGAGAGCGTGCACCTCAGGGCTTGGTGCAAAGGCATTGCTCACTCGCCTAGGCCCTCCACGGCTTACCTCCTCACAGATGGCCCCAGTGATGGTTACTGGGAAGATGCGCACCGTGCCACGCCCCAGATTCTCCCGCTTTCGCTGCTGACTGAAGGCCCTGAgctcctttttctcctcttcttccagaGCTGTACAGTATTGTGCCTAGGAGTAGGGAGAGAGGGGCATCTTCCAAGCTCCTTCCCTGATGCCTGTCCCCCCCACCCTCTTCCAGACTTCATCCACCCTCAACAAAAGTCACCTTTTAGATATTTAGAGGGTACCTCTTGCCTGAAATGCCCAACCCTTACCTCTTCCTCCAAGGCCCAACTGTGGTTTTGCCGAGTACCCCTTCACGGCCCGTTCCTCCAGACCTTTCACCTGCATCCACCTCAAATCGGCTCACCTGGTCCTCTTCAGGTCCTGCCCATTTCTTCCCAGCTTCCCTGCCTTTGCCCAGGCTGTGCCCTCTGCCTGGGAAGCCTTTCCAGTCTTTGTCCTCACCTCACTGTCATGTGGGGGCAGCTGGTGCAACAGCTGCTTGATCCTATATTTCTCCCCGGGGCTGTTGACATAGGGGACCTTGTCTTCTGGGAGGCAGCTGAAAAATTGGTATACCTGGGATGACATgaaggatggggaaaaaaaaaaaacaaatgagaataGGGATGAGGTGGATGCAGTAGGATGGTGGGTCCTTACTTCTTTCTCTGATAAAATTAAAGTCATCAGAAAGGAGCATCTACTGACTCCTGCCACCTCTCCTTTCTACAGGATTCATTTCCCCTCCCAGGCAGATCATTTCCATCAGCTCCCAAGTCTGCTGAGAGTTCCCTTATGTCCTGACCCCACTTCTCCCTCCAGCTGCTGTCCCatgtttttccttccctttacGGTAGAATTCCT
Encoded here:
- the PRICKLE3 gene encoding prickle planar cell polarity protein 3 yields the protein MFPRGSRRRRPGRAPLKTEDTDRGQPCNSCREQCPGFLLHGWRKICQHCKCPREEHAVHAVPVDLERIMCRLISDFQRHSISDDDSGCASEEYAWVPPGLKPEQVYQFFSCLPEDKVPYVNSPGEKYRIKQLLHQLPPHDSEAQYCTALEEEEKKELRAFSQQRKRENLGRGTVRIFPVTITGAICEECGKQIGGGDIAVFASRAGLGACWHPQCFVCTTCRELLVDLIYFYHTGKVYCGRHHAERLRPRCQACDEIIFSPECTEAEGRHWHMGHFCCFECEASLGGQRYVMRQSRPHCCACYEARHAEYCDGCGEHIGLDQGQMTYEGQHWHASDRCFCCSRCGRALLGRPFLPRRGLIFCSRACSLGQEPAATPTGRRSWSAGTVSAPLAASTSSFSVAEGAAETAAKVTSTQSGPAIGPEEPARFLRGAPHRHSMPELGLRHAPEPPPGSGCGSPDPHPGDGAFGRQSAPRVSFRDPLVSEGGPRRTLSAPPAQRRRPRSPPPRASSRHRHHHHHHHHHHHRHRHRSSRHRHHQCDSGSGSDSESCSSSPSSPSSESSEDDGFFLGERIPLPPHLRRPTPPQDPATETPSSPHPSLPGDPRPGMPRQARDKSCIVA